In Chiloscyllium plagiosum isolate BGI_BamShark_2017 chromosome 26, ASM401019v2, whole genome shotgun sequence, one genomic interval encodes:
- the LOC122563323 gene encoding mitochondrial glutamate carrier 1-like isoform X2 has protein sequence MSNHQISLPAKLINGGAAGLIGVTCVFPVDLAKTRLQNQRNGQRTYTSMMDCLIKTVRSEGYFGMYRGAAVNLTLVTPEKAIKLAANDFFRQCLSKNGKGLNVFKEMLAGCGAGICQVIVTTPMEMLKIQLQDAGRLAQQRLILPSSSSTKVVATNPVLSRAYNVGPAVTKPISATQIAKDLFYSQGFRGLYKGLGATILRDVPFSVIYFPLFANLNKLGQNSLDGKASFFHSFLSGCVAGSVAAVAVNPCDVIKTRFQSLHKGANEETYSGIVDCARKIWVNEGPSAFLKGSVCRALVIAPLFGIVQMVYFVGVGEFVLGFSRFEVY, from the exons ATGTCCAACCACCAAATCAG CCTTCCTGCTAAACTCATCAATGGTGGAGCTGCTGGATTGATAGGAGTGACTTGTGTTTTTCCAGTAGACCTGGCCAAGACCCGGCTGCAGAACCAAAGGAATGGGCAGCGTACCTACACTAGCAT GATGGACTGTCTAATTAAGACTGTGCGTTCTGAAGGATATTTTGGAATGTACAGAG GTGCTGCTGTGAACCTGACATTGGTAACACCTGAGAAGGCCATTAAACTTGCTGCAAATGACTTTTTCCGTCAATGTTTGTCAAAAAATGG TAAAGGCTTAAATGTGTTCAAAGAAATGCTGGCAGGTTGTGGGGCAGGAATCTGTCAGGTTATTGTCACTACTCCTATGGAGATGCTGAAAATCCAGCTCCAAGATGCTGGCAGATTAG CTCAGCAGCGATTGATTTTGCCTTCGAGCTCGTCCACTAAAGTTGTTGCCACCAACCCAGTACTGAGTCGGGCCTATAATGTTGGCCCTGCTGTTACCAAGCCAATCTCTGCTACCCAGATTGCCAAAGATTTATTCTACTCTCAAGGGTTCAGAGGGCTCTACAAAGGATTAGGAGCCACTATACTGAG GGATGTTCCATTCTCTGTCATCTACTTCCCATTGTTTGCCAATTTGAATAAACTTGGACAAAATTCATTGGATGGgaaagcttccttcttccattCATTTTTATCAGGATGTGTTGCTGGTTCTGTTGCTGCTGTAGCTGTCAACCCATGTGATG TGATCAAAACACGATTTCAGTCACTACATAAAGGAGCAAATGAAGAAACCTACAGTGGAATTGTTGACTGTGCAAG GAAAATCTGGGTGAATGAGGGTCCTTCTGCATTTCTGAAAGGATCTGTCTGCCGAGCACTAGTCATTGCACCACTCTTTGGCATTGTACAGATGGTTTACTTTGTAGGAGTAGGAGAATTCGTCTTGGGATTTTCGCGGTTTGAGGTGTACTAA
- the LOC122563323 gene encoding mitochondrial glutamate carrier 1-like isoform X1, translating to MSNHQISLPAKLINGGAAGLIGVTCVFPVDLAKTRLQNQRNGQRTYTSMMDCLIKTVRSEGYFGMYRGAAVNLTLVTPEKAIKLAANDFFRQCLSKNGKGLNVFKEMLAGCGAGICQVIVTTPMEMLKIQLQDAGRLAAQQRLILPSSSSTKVVATNPVLSRAYNVGPAVTKPISATQIAKDLFYSQGFRGLYKGLGATILRDVPFSVIYFPLFANLNKLGQNSLDGKASFFHSFLSGCVAGSVAAVAVNPCDVIKTRFQSLHKGANEETYSGIVDCARKIWVNEGPSAFLKGSVCRALVIAPLFGIVQMVYFVGVGEFVLGFSRFEVY from the exons ATGTCCAACCACCAAATCAG CCTTCCTGCTAAACTCATCAATGGTGGAGCTGCTGGATTGATAGGAGTGACTTGTGTTTTTCCAGTAGACCTGGCCAAGACCCGGCTGCAGAACCAAAGGAATGGGCAGCGTACCTACACTAGCAT GATGGACTGTCTAATTAAGACTGTGCGTTCTGAAGGATATTTTGGAATGTACAGAG GTGCTGCTGTGAACCTGACATTGGTAACACCTGAGAAGGCCATTAAACTTGCTGCAAATGACTTTTTCCGTCAATGTTTGTCAAAAAATGG TAAAGGCTTAAATGTGTTCAAAGAAATGCTGGCAGGTTGTGGGGCAGGAATCTGTCAGGTTATTGTCACTACTCCTATGGAGATGCTGAAAATCCAGCTCCAAGATGCTGGCAGATTAG CAGCTCAGCAGCGATTGATTTTGCCTTCGAGCTCGTCCACTAAAGTTGTTGCCACCAACCCAGTACTGAGTCGGGCCTATAATGTTGGCCCTGCTGTTACCAAGCCAATCTCTGCTACCCAGATTGCCAAAGATTTATTCTACTCTCAAGGGTTCAGAGGGCTCTACAAAGGATTAGGAGCCACTATACTGAG GGATGTTCCATTCTCTGTCATCTACTTCCCATTGTTTGCCAATTTGAATAAACTTGGACAAAATTCATTGGATGGgaaagcttccttcttccattCATTTTTATCAGGATGTGTTGCTGGTTCTGTTGCTGCTGTAGCTGTCAACCCATGTGATG TGATCAAAACACGATTTCAGTCACTACATAAAGGAGCAAATGAAGAAACCTACAGTGGAATTGTTGACTGTGCAAG GAAAATCTGGGTGAATGAGGGTCCTTCTGCATTTCTGAAAGGATCTGTCTGCCGAGCACTAGTCATTGCACCACTCTTTGGCATTGTACAGATGGTTTACTTTGTAGGAGTAGGAGAATTCGTCTTGGGATTTTCGCGGTTTGAGGTGTACTAA